Proteins from a genomic interval of Mycolicibacterium grossiae:
- a CDS encoding MerR family transcriptional regulator produces the protein MAWSTRELADLAGTSLRAVRHYHQVGLLAEPERRSNGYKQYGVEHLVRLVRIKRLVDLGFSLPQVAAMGESDEHPEQALRDLDAELGATIERLRRVREEIGLLLDRAASTDLPPDFVAPDTVARLSDADRKLVVVMSRVLGPRGRRVYAEMLRDSPEDPASAELDRLPPDADAATRAQLAERLAPHILAVQRAHPGLNDSRADAPRGKRFADSVIGAALRDLYNPAQLDVLRRIGVILRSRNAESEDGGAEDRTQRT, from the coding sequence GTGGCGTGGAGCACCCGGGAACTCGCCGATCTGGCAGGGACCAGCCTGCGTGCCGTACGGCACTATCATCAGGTTGGCCTCCTCGCGGAGCCGGAGCGACGTTCCAACGGTTACAAGCAGTACGGCGTCGAACACCTGGTACGGCTGGTGCGCATCAAGCGCCTGGTGGATCTCGGCTTCTCGCTTCCCCAGGTCGCCGCGATGGGCGAATCCGACGAGCACCCCGAGCAGGCACTGCGGGATCTCGACGCCGAACTCGGCGCAACGATCGAGCGTCTACGGCGGGTGCGGGAGGAGATTGGACTGCTGCTCGACCGCGCCGCGTCGACCGACCTGCCGCCCGACTTCGTCGCTCCCGACACCGTGGCTCGGCTGAGCGACGCCGACCGCAAGCTGGTCGTCGTGATGAGCCGCGTCCTGGGACCACGTGGCAGACGCGTCTACGCGGAGATGCTGCGCGACAGTCCCGAGGATCCGGCGTCCGCGGAACTCGACCGGCTGCCTCCCGACGCCGACGCGGCGACGCGTGCGCAATTGGCCGAGCGCCTCGCTCCTCACATCCTGGCCGTGCAACGGGCACATCCCGGGCTGAACGATTCCCGTGCGGATGCTCCGCGCGGTAAGCGGTTCGCGGACAGCGTGATCGGTGCTGCGTTGAGAGATCTGTACAACCCGGCGCAGCTCGACGTGCTGCGGCGGATCGGTGTCATCCTGCGCAGCCGGAACGCCGAGTCGGAGGACGGCGGCGCCGAGGACCGCACGCAACGGACGTAG
- a CDS encoding DUF3159 domain-containing protein, producing MTTSEPRAEHPAEQRAQRGAGETPLEKVGGVSGLVLAAIPTFAYVVVNAVAGLDAAVIVAVGANAGLIVLRLLRGQPIQPAVSGLLGVVVAALIAFYTGSAQDYFLPGIWFSLVMTTVLAVSLLVRRPLVGVIWNALRGAGPHPAWRSDRVVLHAFDVATLAFALVFAARFIVQHWLYDEGSTGWLAVARIAMGYPLLGLGLLVVYWAVRVAKRRGADEANERMLEVPTDRASRR from the coding sequence GTGACCACATCTGAACCTCGAGCCGAACACCCGGCTGAGCAGCGCGCGCAACGCGGGGCGGGCGAAACGCCGCTCGAGAAAGTGGGCGGTGTATCGGGTTTGGTGCTCGCCGCCATCCCGACCTTCGCCTACGTCGTCGTCAACGCGGTCGCCGGACTCGATGCCGCCGTCATCGTGGCGGTCGGGGCCAATGCCGGCCTCATCGTGCTTCGACTGCTGCGCGGACAGCCGATCCAGCCGGCCGTCTCCGGACTGCTCGGCGTCGTCGTCGCCGCCCTGATCGCCTTCTACACGGGATCGGCGCAAGATTACTTCCTGCCCGGAATCTGGTTCAGCCTCGTCATGACTACCGTGCTCGCGGTGTCCCTGCTGGTCCGGCGACCGCTCGTCGGCGTGATCTGGAACGCGTTGCGCGGTGCGGGTCCGCATCCGGCGTGGCGGAGCGACCGGGTGGTCCTGCATGCGTTCGACGTGGCGACGCTGGCGTTCGCCCTCGTCTTCGCCGCACGCTTCATCGTCCAGCACTGGCTTTACGACGAGGGATCCACCGGGTGGCTGGCCGTCGCACGCATCGCCATGGGTTATCCGCTGCTCGGTCTCGGACTGCTGGTGGTGTACTGGGCGGTGCGCGTGGCGAAGCGGCGCGGCGCCGACGAGGCGAACGAGCGGATGCTGGAGGTGCCCACTGATCGAGCATCGCGTCGATGA
- a CDS encoding SGNH/GDSL hydrolase family protein, producing the protein MADLERTEIGWLPHRLTQDARDRCDDPQLLGAETQPSGVRVVLRTAATAIELDLHRTRVVLTGVPERSAGTVDLVVDGRLTAQAATHGGDVVRVDPSSGSRGVEPGPVATIRFDGLTPREKLVELWLPHYERIEVVALRTDAPASIPVTTRKRWVHYGSSISQGSNAASPSTTWPAIAAALAGVDLVNLGFSGSALLDPFVARAIRDQPADVVTVKVGINLVNADLFRQRAFGPAVHGFLDAIRDGHPDVPLVVVGPLYCPIHETTPGPGAFDVDALGRGVVRFVATGNPADVDAPGGLGRLSLVWIREQLSEIVTRRRVADPRISYLDGLSLYGPDDAQTHPLPDELHPDAATHRIIGERFASSTLRTLVTD; encoded by the coding sequence ATGGCCGATCTCGAGCGCACCGAAATAGGTTGGCTCCCGCACCGTTTGACGCAGGACGCCCGGGATCGGTGCGACGATCCGCAGCTGCTGGGTGCCGAGACGCAACCCTCGGGGGTGCGCGTCGTCCTCCGGACGGCCGCCACGGCGATCGAGCTGGACCTGCACCGCACGCGCGTCGTGCTGACGGGGGTTCCGGAGCGGTCGGCCGGCACCGTCGACCTGGTCGTCGACGGGAGGCTCACCGCACAGGCGGCGACGCACGGGGGAGACGTGGTGCGCGTCGACCCGTCCTCGGGGAGCCGCGGCGTGGAACCGGGACCGGTCGCCACGATCCGCTTCGACGGCCTGACACCACGGGAGAAGCTCGTCGAGCTGTGGCTGCCGCACTACGAACGCATCGAGGTGGTCGCCCTGCGCACCGACGCACCGGCGAGCATTCCCGTCACCACGCGGAAGCGGTGGGTCCACTACGGGAGTTCCATCAGTCAGGGTTCCAATGCGGCGAGTCCCAGCACGACGTGGCCGGCCATCGCCGCCGCGCTCGCCGGCGTCGACCTCGTCAACCTGGGGTTCTCCGGCAGCGCACTCCTCGATCCGTTCGTCGCACGCGCCATCCGGGATCAACCCGCGGACGTCGTCACCGTCAAGGTGGGAATCAACCTCGTCAACGCAGATCTGTTCCGCCAGCGTGCCTTCGGGCCCGCCGTGCATGGCTTCCTCGATGCGATCCGCGACGGGCACCCGGACGTTCCGCTGGTGGTCGTCGGCCCGTTGTACTGCCCCATCCACGAAACGACGCCGGGCCCGGGGGCCTTCGACGTGGACGCCCTCGGCAGGGGCGTCGTCCGCTTCGTGGCGACGGGCAACCCGGCCGACGTGGACGCACCCGGCGGCCTCGGGCGTCTGAGCCTGGTATGGATCCGCGAGCAGCTGTCGGAGATCGTGACGCGGCGTAGGGTCGCCGACCCACGGATCTCCTACCTCGACGGACTGTCGCTCTACGGGCCGGACGACGCGCAGACCCACCCGCTACCGGATGAACTGCATCCGGATGCGGCGACGCACCGCATCATCGGCGAACGCTTCGCGTCATCGACGTTGCGGACGCTGGTCACCGACTGA
- a CDS encoding DUF732 domain-containing protein, which yields MRLSRDTALLCAVGATSAMSAVALAAPAAAEVEDYLPNLQPKYVYLSSQQLMNLGHRACAIVGSGQSGAVAAIALEREAGLEAPVAFDIVKNAVLHLGC from the coding sequence ATGCGGCTTTCACGGGATACGGCTCTGCTCTGCGCAGTTGGCGCGACGTCGGCGATGTCGGCGGTCGCACTCGCCGCACCGGCGGCCGCCGAGGTCGAGGACTACCTGCCCAACCTACAACCGAAGTACGTCTACTTGAGTTCGCAGCAGTTGATGAACCTGGGGCACCGCGCATGCGCCATCGTGGGAAGCGGGCAGTCTGGCGCCGTCGCTGCCATCGCGCTCGAACGCGAGGCGGGACTCGAGGCGCCGGTGGCCTTCGACATCGTCAAGAACGCGGTCCTACACCTCGGCTGCTGA
- a CDS encoding type II toxin-antitoxin system VapC family toxin — MSTFVIDAPLAINLVTTSAVIPPEHSLTAPTLLRSQALALVYDAVRRGRIDERAGREVLDGIRRLRIRLLGDRSLQQHAWRIAAELDWPDTYRAEYIALTRLQADAFVTADAEFASNAARFVETATPDDLLSPWTPSRQS, encoded by the coding sequence ATGTCGACGTTCGTCATCGATGCACCGCTCGCGATCAACCTCGTCACGACGAGCGCCGTCATCCCGCCCGAGCACAGCCTGACTGCTCCCACCCTGCTGCGTTCGCAGGCTCTGGCTCTGGTGTACGACGCGGTGCGCCGCGGTCGGATCGACGAACGCGCCGGACGGGAGGTCCTCGACGGCATCCGCCGCCTGCGGATCCGTCTCCTCGGGGACCGATCACTGCAGCAGCACGCGTGGCGGATCGCCGCCGAGTTGGACTGGCCGGATACCTACCGCGCCGAGTACATCGCCCTCACCCGGCTGCAGGCGGACGCGTTCGTGACGGCGGACGCCGAATTCGCCTCGAATGCCGCGCGTTTCGTTGAAACCGCGACGCCCGACGACCTGCTGAGTCCGTGGACGCCGAGTCGTCAGTCGTAG
- the arr gene encoding NAD(+)--rifampin ADP-ribosyltransferase, which produces MADTPERFQVHESGAYFHGTKADLRIGDYLEPGHASNYRPGHVANHVYMTKVLDGAVLAAEMAVGEGRCRVYVVEPGDDLEDDPNVTDKKFPGNPTHSYRSRLPVKIVGEVTDWVGHSPEYLAAFRAGLDAIRRTGTAVLYD; this is translated from the coding sequence ATGGCCGATACGCCGGAGCGGTTTCAGGTGCACGAGTCGGGGGCGTACTTCCACGGCACGAAGGCCGACCTACGGATCGGGGACTACCTCGAGCCGGGGCACGCATCCAACTACCGGCCCGGACACGTCGCGAACCACGTGTACATGACGAAGGTGTTGGACGGTGCGGTCCTCGCGGCCGAGATGGCGGTCGGTGAGGGCCGCTGCCGCGTCTACGTGGTCGAGCCCGGCGATGACCTCGAGGACGACCCCAACGTCACCGACAAGAAGTTCCCGGGCAACCCGACCCACAGCTACCGCAGCCGGCTTCCGGTGAAGATCGTCGGCGAGGTCACCGACTGGGTGGGGCACTCGCCGGAGTACCTCGCCGCGTTCCGCGCGGGATTGGACGCGATCCGGCGTACGGGCACCGCGGTCCTCTACGACTGA
- a CDS encoding Type 1 glutamine amidotransferase-like domain-containing protein, with translation MPADEPTILATSGGIGDGVRTRLAFTALTDHAVELSGATGRRPRMCLLATAMGDDSAVLHYLAEAAWTRGFAPSHVSLFPMPNVADVAAHLLEQDVVWVFGGSVAGLLAMWRLHGLDDALRAAWQAGVVLTGISAGSICWHAGGTTDSFGPDLRPVTDGLGFVPYGNGVHYDSEARRRPLLHRLVGDGVLPTAYATDDGAGVLYRGTDFVEAVAEHPTAGAYRVERRGGAAVETALDVRRL, from the coding sequence ATGCCTGCCGACGAGCCCACGATCCTGGCCACCAGCGGCGGAATCGGCGACGGTGTCCGCACCCGCCTCGCCTTCACCGCATTGACGGATCATGCGGTCGAGCTGTCCGGGGCCACCGGGCGGCGTCCGCGAATGTGCCTGCTGGCCACGGCGATGGGCGACGACTCGGCCGTCCTGCACTACCTCGCCGAGGCGGCGTGGACACGCGGCTTCGCTCCGTCACACGTGTCGCTCTTCCCGATGCCCAACGTGGCGGACGTCGCCGCGCACCTGCTCGAGCAGGACGTGGTCTGGGTGTTCGGCGGCAGCGTCGCGGGCCTGCTCGCGATGTGGCGGCTGCACGGACTCGATGACGCCCTCCGCGCGGCGTGGCAGGCCGGAGTCGTGCTGACCGGGATCTCCGCCGGGTCGATCTGCTGGCACGCCGGCGGTACCACCGACTCCTTCGGGCCCGACCTCCGGCCCGTCACCGACGGGCTCGGCTTCGTGCCGTACGGCAACGGGGTGCACTACGACTCGGAAGCCCGGCGCCGTCCCCTGCTGCACCGACTCGTCGGCGACGGGGTGCTGCCCACCGCGTACGCGACGGACGACGGAGCCGGGGTGCTCTACCGCGGCACCGACTTCGTGGAGGCGGTCGCCGAGCACCCAACCGCGGGCGCATACCGCGTCGAGCGGCGCGGCGGCGCGGCGGTCGAGACGGCCCTCGACGTTCGGCGCCTGTGA
- a CDS encoding substrate-binding domain-containing protein, whose protein sequence is MVMQRASRTRAVGAALVAGSLVLGLTACGGSGSDSVKVGLITKTDSNPYFVKLREAAQAQADKDGAQLVALAGAFDGDNEGQVSAIENMVGQGVKGILITPNSSTGVLDAIKKARDAGVVVIALDTATDPEDAVDATFATDNKAAGVSQGKWVRAAIGNAAPQVVMLDGTPGGTVDTFRHDGFLEGFGITNDSPEIVGQENTNGDQTKAQTAMENILQRAPRINALYTINEPAAAGAYQAIQSANRTGQITIGSIDGSCTGIADVKSGKIGATVLQFPAEMAELGVQAVVTFAKDGTKPSGFNDTGSQLVTDKPMPGVESKDTAWGEQNCWG, encoded by the coding sequence ATGGTCATGCAGCGTGCGTCGAGAACCCGCGCAGTGGGGGCGGCGCTGGTCGCCGGATCGCTGGTCCTCGGCCTGACCGCCTGCGGCGGATCCGGGTCGGACAGCGTCAAGGTCGGACTCATCACCAAGACCGACTCGAATCCCTACTTCGTGAAGCTCCGCGAGGCGGCGCAGGCTCAAGCCGACAAGGACGGAGCGCAACTCGTCGCGCTCGCAGGCGCATTCGACGGCGACAACGAAGGGCAGGTCTCGGCGATCGAAAACATGGTCGGCCAAGGCGTCAAGGGCATCCTCATCACGCCGAACTCCTCGACGGGTGTGCTCGACGCGATCAAGAAGGCGCGCGATGCCGGCGTCGTCGTCATCGCCCTCGACACCGCCACCGATCCCGAGGACGCCGTGGACGCGACGTTCGCCACCGACAACAAGGCTGCGGGCGTCAGCCAGGGCAAGTGGGTGCGGGCCGCCATCGGCAACGCCGCACCGCAGGTCGTGATGCTCGACGGGACGCCCGGCGGCACGGTCGACACCTTCCGTCACGACGGCTTCCTCGAGGGCTTCGGCATCACCAACGACTCGCCGGAGATCGTCGGACAGGAGAACACCAACGGCGATCAGACCAAGGCGCAGACCGCGATGGAGAACATCCTGCAGCGCGCCCCGCGGATCAATGCGCTGTACACGATCAACGAGCCCGCGGCCGCCGGTGCCTACCAGGCGATCCAGTCCGCGAACCGCACCGGGCAGATCACCATCGGTTCGATCGATGGCAGCTGCACCGGGATCGCGGACGTCAAGTCCGGCAAGATCGGTGCGACGGTGCTGCAATTCCCCGCCGAGATGGCGGAACTGGGCGTCCAGGCGGTCGTGACGTTCGCCAAGGACGGCACGAAGCCGAGCGGATTCAACGACACCGGTTCGCAGCTCGTCACCGACAAGCCGATGCCGGGCGTCGAGTCCAAGGACACCGCCTGGGGCGAACAGAACTGCTGGGGCTGA
- a CDS encoding ABC transporter permease — MTTGAPETATPPVSSRFTVGNLLREPLLGPLVALVIAIIVFGAVSDSFLEPQNVSLILQQSVVIGILAVGQTLIILTSGIDLSIGAVAVLGTIVLAQTAGATGPVVALGSTLLVCVVLGAVNGGLVTGLRLPPFIVTLGTFTAIQAATRLLAGSETYRVEPGPLTLLGTSFRIGSFSTTFGVVVMLLVYVVMWFALSQTSWGRHVYAVGGNPQASDLSGIKSGRVLLSVYVTTGVIAAIAAWAALGRIPNADPNAYQNANLETITAVVIGGTSLFGGRGGVGGTLVGTLIVGVLRNGLTQAGVDNLYQNIATGVLVIVAVAVDQFTRRRSR, encoded by the coding sequence ATGACCACTGGCGCCCCCGAGACGGCGACTCCGCCGGTGTCGAGCCGGTTCACCGTGGGCAATCTGCTCCGTGAACCGCTGCTCGGCCCGCTGGTCGCCCTCGTCATCGCGATCATCGTCTTCGGTGCGGTCTCGGATTCCTTCCTCGAGCCGCAGAACGTGTCGCTGATCCTGCAGCAATCGGTCGTCATCGGCATCCTCGCCGTGGGGCAGACGCTGATCATCCTCACCTCCGGCATCGATCTCTCGATCGGTGCGGTGGCCGTGCTCGGCACGATCGTGTTGGCGCAGACGGCGGGAGCGACCGGGCCGGTCGTGGCGCTCGGGTCGACGCTGCTGGTGTGCGTGGTCCTCGGAGCCGTCAACGGCGGCCTCGTCACCGGCCTGCGCCTGCCGCCGTTCATCGTGACGCTCGGGACGTTCACCGCCATCCAGGCGGCCACCCGCCTATTGGCCGGCTCCGAGACCTACCGCGTGGAACCGGGACCCCTCACCCTGCTGGGCACGTCCTTCCGCATCGGCTCGTTCTCCACCACCTTCGGCGTCGTCGTGATGCTGCTCGTCTACGTCGTCATGTGGTTCGCCCTGTCCCAGACGTCCTGGGGGCGACACGTCTACGCCGTCGGCGGCAACCCGCAGGCGTCGGACCTGTCGGGCATCAAGTCCGGCCGGGTGCTGCTGTCGGTGTACGTCACCACCGGCGTGATCGCCGCCATCGCGGCGTGGGCCGCCCTCGGACGCATCCCCAACGCGGATCCGAACGCCTACCAGAACGCCAACCTCGAGACCATCACCGCGGTCGTCATCGGCGGCACCAGCCTGTTCGGCGGCCGCGGCGGCGTCGGCGGAACCCTCGTCGGCACGCTGATCGTCGGCGTCCTCCGCAACGGACTGACCCAGGCCGGGGTCGACAACCTCTACCAGAACATCGCCACCGGCGTCCTCGTCATCGTCGCGGTGGCGGTGGACCAGTTCACCCGCAGGAGGTCCCGATGA
- a CDS encoding ATP-binding cassette domain-containing protein has protein sequence MTGAPVLEARGLVKKYGNVTAINGADFELRAGEVLAVIGDNGAGKTSLIKALAGAVIPDAGQILVNGEAVSFKNTRDARAAGIETVYQDLAVVPALDIASNLYLGRELRRKGLAGTVFRLLDMPRMRAEAARHLAELKIGIKNVNQAVETLSGGQRQGVAVARAAAFGRGVIIMDEPTAALGVRESGQVIDLIRSIRERGIPVVLISHDMPHVFEVADRIHIHRLGQRAGVVDPRRRTMSEVVALMTGAEEPTDEERAGL, from the coding sequence ATGACCGGCGCTCCCGTCCTCGAAGCGCGCGGCCTGGTCAAGAAGTACGGCAACGTGACGGCGATCAACGGTGCCGACTTCGAGTTGCGCGCCGGCGAGGTGCTCGCGGTCATCGGCGACAACGGAGCCGGCAAGACCAGCCTCATCAAGGCGCTGGCCGGTGCCGTCATCCCCGACGCCGGACAGATCCTCGTCAACGGCGAAGCCGTGTCGTTCAAGAACACGCGCGACGCCCGGGCCGCCGGAATCGAGACGGTGTACCAGGACCTCGCCGTCGTGCCCGCGCTCGACATCGCGTCGAACCTCTACCTCGGGCGCGAGCTGCGGCGTAAAGGACTCGCCGGCACCGTGTTCCGTCTCCTGGACATGCCCAGGATGCGCGCGGAGGCGGCCCGGCACCTTGCGGAGCTGAAGATCGGCATCAAGAACGTCAACCAGGCCGTCGAGACGTTGTCCGGTGGGCAGCGGCAGGGCGTGGCAGTCGCGCGGGCGGCCGCATTCGGCCGCGGCGTGATCATCATGGACGAGCCCACGGCCGCGCTCGGCGTCCGCGAGTCCGGACAGGTCATCGACCTCATCCGGTCCATCCGCGAACGCGGCATCCCGGTGGTGTTGATCAGCCACGACATGCCGCATGTCTTCGAGGTCGCCGACCGCATCCACATCCACCGGCTCGGGCAGCGTGCCGGGGTGGTCGACCCCCGCCGCCGCACGATGTCCGAGGTGGTGGCACTCATGACCGGGGCGGAGGAGCCGACCGATGAGGAACGCGCCGGACTCTGA
- a CDS encoding PfkB family carbohydrate kinase, producing the protein MRNAPDSERAPAGLFVGLATLDVVHRITEAPAVNEKVTATAQFVAAGGPAANAAVTFAALGGRATLLTALGDGDVADLIRADLSRHHVDVVDAAAGAERAVPVSAVSVLESTGERSVVSLDAVHSDAEPPAGLADLVAAADVMLVDGHHPMLARAAVRTTEARSVPVVVDAGRWKPVLADVLPHATDVVCSDDFRVPNAETSASTATALVDGGVATVVITHGGDPVEWWSGGRCGTVPVPAVDAVDTLGAGDAFHGAYCFHAAEPGGDVADRIDRAARVAALRCSRVGPRAWLDELPNPRRRAR; encoded by the coding sequence ATGAGGAACGCGCCGGACTCTGAGCGAGCCCCCGCCGGACTGTTCGTCGGATTGGCGACCCTCGACGTCGTGCACCGCATCACCGAGGCGCCGGCGGTGAACGAGAAGGTCACCGCAACGGCGCAATTCGTGGCAGCCGGCGGGCCCGCGGCCAACGCCGCGGTCACCTTCGCCGCGCTGGGTGGTCGCGCCACCCTGCTGACGGCCCTCGGCGACGGGGACGTCGCAGACCTGATCCGCGCCGACCTCTCCCGCCACCACGTCGACGTCGTCGATGCGGCCGCGGGAGCGGAGCGGGCGGTGCCGGTTTCCGCGGTCTCGGTGCTCGAGTCGACGGGCGAGCGGTCGGTGGTGTCGCTGGACGCCGTGCACTCCGATGCCGAGCCGCCGGCGGGCCTCGCCGACCTCGTCGCGGCCGCCGACGTCATGCTCGTCGACGGGCACCACCCGATGCTGGCCCGTGCCGCCGTCCGTACGACTGAAGCGCGGTCCGTTCCCGTCGTCGTGGACGCGGGCCGATGGAAGCCGGTGCTGGCCGACGTCCTGCCGCACGCGACCGACGTGGTGTGCTCCGACGACTTTCGCGTACCGAACGCCGAGACGTCGGCCTCGACCGCGACGGCGCTCGTCGACGGCGGGGTGGCGACCGTGGTGATCACCCACGGCGGAGACCCGGTCGAATGGTGGTCGGGCGGTCGGTGCGGCACCGTGCCGGTGCCGGCCGTCGACGCCGTCGACACTCTCGGCGCCGGAGATGCGTTCCACGGTGCGTACTGCTTCCACGCCGCCGAGCCCGGCGGCGACGTAGCGGACCGCATCGATCGCGCGGCGCGCGTGGCGGCACTACGGTGTTCCCGAGTCGGTCCGCGTGCCTGGCTCGACGAACTGCCCAATCCTCGAAGGCGTGCACGGTGA
- a CDS encoding nucleoside/nucleotide kinase family protein: MSIDRDVQDATLADLVTWAGALVVPGARRILGLTGAPGAGKSTVAEQLVTALGPDVAVLVPMDGFHLANEVLLALGRRDRKGAYDTFDDGGYARLLAALRAQDAGDAVIYAPRFRREIEEPIGSSIPVPSSTPLVVTEGNYLLLDTGAWPAARACVDDVWFLAPDTDVRHERLVRRHEAYGKTPEEAQFWALGSDERNAQLIESTAARADRIVRLP, encoded by the coding sequence GTGAGCATCGATCGGGACGTCCAGGACGCCACACTGGCGGACCTCGTCACGTGGGCCGGGGCGCTCGTCGTCCCCGGTGCGCGTCGCATCCTCGGGCTCACCGGCGCGCCGGGCGCCGGAAAGTCCACCGTCGCCGAGCAATTGGTGACCGCGCTCGGGCCCGACGTCGCCGTGCTGGTCCCGATGGACGGGTTCCACCTGGCGAACGAGGTCTTGCTGGCCCTGGGCCGCCGGGACCGCAAGGGCGCTTACGACACGTTCGACGACGGCGGCTATGCGCGACTGCTCGCCGCCCTGCGCGCGCAGGACGCCGGCGACGCCGTGATCTACGCGCCCCGGTTCCGCCGCGAGATCGAAGAACCCATCGGCTCGTCCATCCCCGTCCCGTCGAGCACGCCCCTGGTCGTCACCGAGGGAAACTACCTCCTGCTCGATACCGGCGCGTGGCCTGCGGCGCGCGCCTGCGTGGACGACGTGTGGTTCCTGGCTCCCGACACCGACGTCCGGCACGAGCGTCTGGTGCGCCGCCACGAGGCCTACGGCAAGACGCCGGAGGAGGCGCAGTTCTGGGCGCTCGGGTCCGACGAGCGCAATGCACAGCTCATCGAATCGACCGCGGCACGCGCCGACCGCATCGTGCGCCTGCCATGA
- a CDS encoding LacI family DNA-binding transcriptional regulator, translating into MTTMGDVARLAGVSASTVSHVLNGTRKVDAATRQRVEAAIVETGYRRNVAARALAGGRTHTVGLSISALTNPYFGNLVHAVERALSDAGYVLIVGDSHDEVESERRVTDSLLDRQVDGMIVAPAPGSEAVNLPAIARSRTPLVLIDRSADLDCDQVGPENVASARMLTGHLLDLGHRRIAVVRGIAGISSTRERFDGYVAALADRGLAVDRALIVDGESNTDVAEREVRALLARDDRLTALVSMNNAMTIGALKAVTGLGLSIPGDVAFACYDDFEWADSFEPKLTAAAQDVTTIGATAAALLLRRIAGHDDPLQRIHVPTAFHHRNSCGCTVARS; encoded by the coding sequence ATGACCACGATGGGTGACGTCGCCCGCCTCGCCGGCGTCTCCGCCTCCACGGTCTCCCACGTCCTCAACGGCACCCGGAAGGTGGACGCGGCGACGCGCCAACGCGTCGAGGCGGCCATCGTCGAGACCGGCTACCGACGCAACGTCGCCGCGCGGGCGCTCGCCGGTGGTCGCACCCACACCGTGGGGCTGTCGATCTCGGCGCTGACCAACCCGTACTTCGGAAACCTGGTGCACGCCGTGGAGCGTGCGCTGTCCGACGCCGGATACGTGCTCATCGTGGGGGATTCGCACGACGAGGTGGAATCGGAGCGGCGCGTCACCGATTCGCTGCTCGATCGACAGGTCGACGGGATGATCGTGGCGCCTGCCCCCGGCTCCGAGGCCGTCAACCTGCCGGCGATCGCACGCTCGCGCACGCCGCTGGTGCTGATCGACCGGAGCGCGGACCTCGATTGCGACCAGGTCGGCCCGGAGAACGTCGCCTCGGCGCGCATGCTGACCGGGCATCTGCTCGACCTGGGGCACCGCCGCATCGCCGTCGTGCGGGGGATCGCCGGAATCTCGTCCACCCGTGAGCGTTTCGACGGCTACGTGGCGGCGCTGGCCGACCGCGGTCTGGCCGTGGACCGGGCGCTGATCGTCGACGGTGAGTCGAACACCGACGTGGCCGAGCGCGAGGTGCGTGCGCTGCTGGCGCGGGACGACCGCCTGACCGCGCTGGTGTCGATGAACAACGCCATGACGATCGGCGCGCTCAAGGCCGTCACGGGGTTGGGTCTCTCGATACCCGGTGACGTGGCCTTCGCGTGCTACGACGACTTCGAATGGGCGGACTCCTTCGAACCCAAGCTCACCGCGGCCGCGCAGGACGTGACGACGATCGGCGCCACCGCTGCCGCGCTGCTGTTGCGCCGCATCGCCGGTCACGACGATCCGCTGCAGCGCATCCACGTGCCGACGGCTTTCCATCACCGCAATTCGTGCGGCTGCACCGTTGC